One region of Pseudomonas alvandae genomic DNA includes:
- a CDS encoding DUF1120 domain-containing protein produces MSNDTQALAGGGWFSFPDAIAWLYPFLFCRYVTMKKRLLATCLAVASTPLIAQAASVDLNVTGRVIPTSCIPAFAGGSDVNLGRIFSSALAPDRQNDLPPRDISLQITCSAPASVEIAVTDNRGASKVPGLAFNGRSGDELYYGLGSTQGVGIGGFGLLSGLPRTDGVPQILLARTLANPSWSVPTNGLITNSPTTYSWGSSSASGPAAARLHTLPMKVAAAIRATSELPPTTDEFDLDGSVTFDVFYL; encoded by the coding sequence ATGAGCAACGATACGCAGGCATTGGCAGGGGGTGGTTGGTTCTCTTTCCCCGATGCCATTGCATGGCTGTATCCCTTTCTCTTTTGCAGGTACGTGACTATGAAAAAACGACTCTTGGCCACCTGCTTGGCCGTTGCCTCTACACCCTTGATCGCCCAGGCGGCCAGTGTTGATTTGAACGTGACAGGCCGAGTTATCCCGACATCCTGCATTCCGGCATTTGCCGGCGGTAGCGATGTCAATCTAGGTCGGATTTTCTCTTCGGCCCTGGCTCCCGACAGGCAGAACGATCTTCCCCCGCGGGATATCAGTCTGCAAATCACCTGTAGCGCCCCGGCATCCGTGGAGATCGCCGTCACCGATAATCGCGGTGCATCCAAGGTGCCCGGTCTGGCTTTCAATGGTCGTTCGGGCGACGAACTGTATTACGGCCTGGGCAGCACCCAGGGGGTTGGAATCGGTGGTTTCGGTCTGTTGAGTGGCTTGCCGCGGACTGACGGCGTTCCGCAGATTCTGCTGGCGCGAACGCTGGCCAATCCGAGCTGGAGTGTTCCGACCAATGGTTTGATTACCAATTCGCCGACGACTTACTCCTGGGGTTCAAGCTCGGCATCCGGCCCTGCTGCTGCTCGTCTTCACACGTTGCCGATGAAAGTCGCCGCGGCCATCCGTGCCACTTCCGAGTTGCCGCCGACTACGGATGAGTTCGATCTTGATGGTTCGGTCACGTTCGATGTGTTTTACCTCTGA
- a CDS encoding phospholipase D family protein, with the protein MRPHLALPFALLLAALLCGCTSLDITREPSQALPAASSAFGRSVQAQAAPHEGRSGFRLLSDSTEAFTARAELIRNAQSSLDLQYYIVHDGISTRMLVDELLKAADRGVRVRILLDDTTSDGQDQIIATLAAHPNIQIRLFNPLHLGRATGVTRSLGRLFDLSLQHRRMHNKLWLADNSMAIVGGRNLGDEYFDAEPNLNFTDIDLLGVGPVAEQLGHSFDQYWNSALSKPIEQFMSHRPTAKDLANSRLRLQESLEQTHKENHALYQQLTAYKTQPRLDTWRSQLTWAWNQALWDAPSKVLAKDEPDPQLLLTTQLGPELAGVSKELIMISAYFVPGQPGLVYLTSRADAGVSVSLLTNSLEATDVPAVHGGYAPYRNALLQHGVRLFELRRQPGDTGGSPHLFYSKSYGESDSSLHSKAIIFDQQKSFIGSFNFDPRSVLWNTEVGVLVDSPELAGQVRELALQGMAPTLSYQARLDDAGKLIWTTEDNGKLHDLDREPGSWWRRFNAWFATTIGLERML; encoded by the coding sequence TTGAGACCACATCTGGCCCTGCCTTTCGCTCTGCTGCTTGCTGCGCTTCTCTGCGGCTGTACGAGCCTGGACATTACTCGCGAGCCCAGCCAGGCATTGCCAGCGGCGAGTTCGGCATTTGGTCGCTCGGTCCAGGCGCAAGCTGCGCCTCATGAGGGTCGCTCGGGTTTTCGCCTGTTGTCGGACAGCACCGAGGCCTTCACCGCCCGTGCCGAATTGATCCGCAACGCCCAAAGCAGCCTGGACTTGCAGTACTACATCGTCCACGACGGCATCAGCACGCGAATGCTCGTGGATGAATTGCTCAAGGCCGCCGACCGGGGCGTGCGCGTGCGCATCCTGCTGGATGACACCACCAGTGACGGCCAGGATCAGATCATCGCGACGCTCGCCGCGCACCCAAACATCCAGATCCGCCTGTTCAACCCTTTGCATCTTGGCCGAGCGACCGGCGTGACCCGCAGCCTTGGACGCCTGTTCGACCTGTCATTGCAGCATCGCAGGATGCACAACAAGTTGTGGCTGGCGGACAACAGCATGGCGATTGTCGGAGGTCGCAACCTGGGGGATGAGTACTTCGATGCCGAACCCAACCTCAACTTCACCGACATCGACCTGCTCGGCGTCGGTCCGGTGGCTGAACAATTAGGGCACAGCTTCGATCAGTACTGGAACAGCGCGCTGAGCAAGCCCATCGAGCAATTCATGTCCCATCGGCCTACCGCCAAGGACTTGGCCAACAGCCGATTACGCCTGCAGGAGTCCCTGGAGCAGACGCACAAGGAAAACCACGCGCTGTACCAACAGTTGACTGCCTACAAGACCCAACCGCGCCTGGACACCTGGCGCAGCCAACTGACCTGGGCCTGGAACCAGGCATTGTGGGACGCGCCGAGTAAAGTCCTGGCGAAAGACGAGCCGGACCCGCAATTGTTGCTGACCACCCAACTGGGCCCGGAGCTGGCCGGCGTCAGCAAAGAACTGATCATGATCTCCGCCTATTTCGTGCCCGGCCAGCCAGGCCTGGTGTACCTGACCAGCCGCGCCGATGCCGGCGTGTCGGTGAGCCTGCTGACCAATTCCCTGGAAGCCACCGACGTGCCCGCCGTACATGGCGGCTATGCGCCGTATCGCAACGCCCTGTTGCAGCACGGCGTGCGCCTGTTCGAGCTGCGTCGACAACCGGGCGACACCGGCGGCAGCCCGCACCTGTTCTACAGCAAGTCCTACGGCGAATCGGACTCCAGCCTCCACAGCAAGGCGATCATCTTCGACCAGCAGAAATCGTTCATCGGCTCGTTCAATTTCGACCCGCGCTCAGTGCTATGGAATACCGAAGTCGGCGTCCTGGTGGACAGCCCGGAACTTGCCGGCCAGGTGCGCGAGCTGGCATTGCAGGGCATGGCGCCAACCCTGAGCTATCAGGCCCGCCTCGATGATGCCGGAAAGCTGATATGGACCACCGAAGACAATGGCAAGCTGCACGACCTGGACCGTGAGCCGGGCAGTTGGTGGCGCCGGTTCAATGCCTGGTTCGCCACGACGATCGGATTGGAGAGGATGCTGTAG
- a CDS encoding fimbria/pilus chaperone family protein codes for MFLRNCLPVLNTVAALCLPFIASGAQAAGMVPETPVVIVDQGKGEATLNIKNTDERPALLYSSVLDVPEDSEPLLLVNPPVARVEPGQSQQVRFILHSRAPLQTERLKRVVFEGIKARPAAGGAQISMGVRQNIPVIIRPAHLAIERMPWTRLVWSAKTGQVSVSNPSPYVVRLARSVSLIPGGTTLDLGRTYILPGETLTFTTPSSLGTHVRLFPATTYGFAAASHDARLSLQ; via the coding sequence ATGTTTTTGCGAAATTGCTTACCGGTATTGAACACGGTGGCGGCGTTGTGCCTGCCATTTATAGCCTCCGGCGCCCAGGCCGCTGGAATGGTCCCGGAAACGCCGGTAGTGATTGTCGACCAGGGCAAGGGTGAGGCGACTCTGAATATCAAGAACACCGATGAACGACCGGCGCTGCTTTACAGCTCTGTCTTGGATGTTCCAGAAGACTCGGAGCCGTTGCTTCTGGTCAATCCGCCCGTGGCTCGGGTCGAACCCGGGCAGAGCCAGCAGGTGCGTTTTATCCTGCACAGTCGCGCTCCTTTGCAGACGGAGCGCCTCAAACGCGTGGTGTTCGAGGGTATCAAGGCGCGTCCAGCGGCGGGTGGCGCACAGATTTCCATGGGCGTGCGTCAGAACATTCCGGTCATTATTCGTCCGGCGCACCTGGCGATTGAGCGAATGCCTTGGACGCGACTGGTCTGGAGCGCCAAGACCGGGCAGGTCAGCGTGAGCAATCCCAGCCCCTACGTCGTGAGGCTGGCAAGATCAGTGAGTTTGATTCCAGGCGGTACGACACTTGATCTGGGGCGTACCTATATTTTGCCCGGGGAAACGTTGACGTTCACCACCCCCTCGAGCCTGGGCACCCATGTGCGGTTGTTTCCAGCCACCACTTACGGGTTCGCGGCTGCCAGTCATGACGCACGCTTGAGCCTGCAATAA